The following proteins are co-located in the Clostridiales bacterium genome:
- a CDS encoding cysteine hydrolase — protein sequence MSKLLVVVDYQKDFVDGSLGFPGAEKLDEGIAAKVINHDGPVIYTMDTHPENYLEMREGRALPVDHCIKGTQGWEVFGETKKALAQVGAKGLEKRSFGLSPQELTAMKEELFQNECFEEIELVGLVTNICIISNAVIFQAAYPETQIIVDGSLCASFDHELHEKTLDVLTGLQVRVLNRTNDPI from the coding sequence ATGAGCAAATTATTGGTAGTGGTGGATTATCAGAAGGATTTTGTAGATGGGAGTCTGGGCTTTCCGGGCGCAGAGAAGCTGGATGAAGGAATTGCTGCAAAGGTTATCAACCATGACGGCCCTGTAATATATACGATGGACACCCACCCGGAAAACTATCTTGAAATGAGAGAAGGCAGAGCTTTGCCGGTGGATCACTGTATCAAGGGAACCCAGGGCTGGGAGGTGTTCGGAGAGACGAAGAAGGCACTGGCTCAAGTTGGTGCAAAGGGTCTTGAAAAACGAAGCTTCGGGTTGTCGCCTCAAGAACTGACCGCCATGAAGGAGGAGCTCTTTCAGAATGAGTGCTTTGAGGAGATTGAACTGGTCGGGCTTGTTACAAACATCTGCATTATAAGCAATGCCGTCATCTTTCAGGCAGCTTACCCTGAAACACAGATTATAGTGGATGGATCGCTGTGTGCAAGCTTTGATCATGAACTTCATGAAAAGACGCTGGATGTATTGACGGGACTTCAGGTTCGGGTCTTAAACCGAACGAATGACCCAATCTAA
- the speC gene encoding ornithine decarboxylase: MKPLKIACTMASLAYFTTGRSIVLVDETDFTDVAAVVLTDMDLKWVDSVTETRFGIPLFLLMRSSRELDDEIEEKISCTFDCSRASKKEISQEIEVFAGEYQDKVLPPFFKTLCNYVEIHNTQFDCPGHQGGQYFMKHPSGRYLYEFYGENVFKTDICNADVALGDLLIHEGPAVEAEMNAARVYKADKTYFVMNGTSTANTITVNALVVPGDLVLFDRNNHKSVYNSALVQSGGNAVYLETERNPYGFIGGIDDHCFEEEYLRELASAVDSVKSEAKRPFRLAVIQLGTYDGTIYNARQVVDRIGHLCDYILFDSAWVGYEQFIPMMRDCSPLLLELNEADPGIIVTQSVHKQQAGFSQSSYIHKKDEHIKGQKRYIDHKRFNNAFRLHTSTSPFYPLFAVLDVNARMQDGEAGRHLWAECVKMGIEARKQIMKRCTMLKPFIPPRVRNRNWEDWDTEEIASSIEFFKFEPGAKWHSFEGYGEDQYFVDPNKLMLTTPGINAESGEYEDFGIPASILANYLREHRIIPEKNDLNSILFLMTPAESPQKMELLISQLEEFERLVREDAPVSEVLPDLYRQNQKRYEGYTIRTLCLEMHQFYRKNDVKTHQKKLFRAAYFPERVMTPQAAHYEFLKNNTKLVKLQDILGEIALEGALPYPPGIYCVVPGERWNETAQKYFLILEEGINQFPGFAPEIQGVYLEKEGNSVKAYGYVLAKED; this comes from the coding sequence ATGAAGCCGCTGAAGATCGCTTGTACGATGGCGTCATTGGCGTACTTTACCACCGGACGGAGCATTGTGCTGGTTGATGAGACCGATTTTACCGACGTCGCCGCGGTGGTACTGACCGACATGGACCTGAAATGGGTCGATTCGGTAACCGAAACGAGATTTGGGATACCGCTGTTTCTTCTGATGAGAAGCAGCAGGGAGTTGGATGACGAAATCGAAGAAAAAATAAGCTGTACCTTCGACTGCAGCCGAGCGAGCAAGAAAGAAATCAGTCAGGAAATTGAGGTATTTGCAGGCGAGTACCAGGACAAGGTGCTTCCGCCTTTTTTTAAAACCCTGTGCAATTACGTGGAAATTCATAATACCCAGTTTGACTGTCCCGGACATCAGGGAGGGCAGTATTTTATGAAACATCCCTCGGGGAGGTATCTTTATGAATTTTATGGAGAGAACGTATTCAAAACAGATATCTGCAATGCGGATGTTGCTCTTGGTGATCTTTTGATCCACGAGGGGCCGGCTGTTGAGGCTGAAATGAATGCGGCCAGGGTATATAAAGCCGACAAAACGTATTTTGTAATGAATGGAACGAGTACCGCCAACACCATTACCGTCAATGCGCTGGTGGTTCCCGGTGATCTGGTTCTGTTTGACCGCAACAATCATAAGTCGGTTTATAATTCTGCACTGGTTCAGTCGGGAGGGAACGCGGTCTATCTGGAAACAGAGCGCAATCCGTACGGCTTTATCGGCGGAATAGACGATCACTGTTTTGAAGAGGAATATTTGCGAGAACTGGCATCTGCTGTTGATTCGGTAAAGTCAGAGGCGAAACGGCCTTTTCGTCTGGCTGTAATTCAGCTTGGGACTTATGATGGCACAATTTACAATGCAAGGCAAGTTGTAGACAGGATCGGACATCTTTGCGATTATATACTATTTGATTCTGCATGGGTTGGATATGAGCAGTTTATCCCTATGATGCGGGACTGTTCGCCGCTCCTTTTAGAATTGAACGAAGCGGACCCGGGCATTATCGTGACCCAATCAGTGCACAAGCAGCAGGCTGGATTCTCACAATCCTCCTATATTCATAAAAAGGATGAACATATCAAAGGACAGAAACGGTACATCGATCATAAGCGGTTCAATAATGCCTTCCGCCTGCACACGAGTACCAGCCCCTTTTATCCGTTGTTTGCGGTTTTGGACGTCAATGCCAGAATGCAGGATGGAGAAGCGGGCAGGCACTTATGGGCGGAGTGTGTCAAAATGGGAATTGAAGCAAGAAAGCAGATCATGAAACGCTGCACTATGCTGAAGCCCTTTATTCCTCCCAGAGTAAGGAATCGGAATTGGGAAGACTGGGATACGGAAGAAATTGCTTCCTCCATCGAATTCTTCAAGTTTGAGCCTGGAGCAAAGTGGCATTCTTTTGAAGGATACGGGGAAGATCAGTATTTTGTCGATCCCAACAAGCTCATGCTTACCACCCCCGGAATCAACGCAGAAAGCGGAGAATATGAGGACTTTGGCATACCGGCCTCCATTTTGGCCAATTACCTGAGAGAACACCGGATCATACCGGAAAAGAATGATCTGAATTCCATATTGTTTCTGATGACTCCGGCAGAATCCCCTCAGAAGATGGAGCTGCTGATCTCACAGCTGGAAGAGTTTGAAAGGCTGGTACGAGAGGATGCACCGGTCAGCGAAGTACTTCCTGACCTGTATCGGCAGAATCAGAAACGCTATGAGGGTTACACCATCAGAACGCTTTGTCTGGAAATGCATCAATTCTACCGGAAAAATGATGTAAAAACCCATCAGAAAAAGCTGTTCCGTGCAGCGTATTTTCCTGAACGGGTGATGACACCACAGGCTGCTCACTATGAGTTCCTGAAAAATAACACGAAGCTCGTGAAGCTTCAGGATATTCTGGGAGAGATTGCCCTGGAAGGGGCACTGCCATATCCGCCGGGCATCTACTGTGTTGTGCCGGGAGAGCGCTGGAATGAGACCGCTCAAAAGTACTTTCTGATCCTGGAAGAGGGAATCAATCAGTTTCCCGGCTTCGCACCCGAAATACAAGGTGTTTACCTTGAGAAGGAAGGGAACAGCGTGAAGGCATACGGGTATGTACTGGCAAAGGAAGATTAG